DNA from Petropleomorpha daqingensis:
AGGGCCACCTGCAGGGTCCAGGCACCGCGGGGGTCGGTGGCCGAGAGCCCGGTCAGCTCCGCCGCCCGGCGCAGCCGGTAGCGGACCGTGTTCGGGTGCACGAACAGCGCCCGCGCGCTCGCCTCGAGGTTGCCGCCCCCGGCGAGCACCGCGCGCACCGTCTCGAGCACCTCGCCGCCGGCCGCCTGCAGCGGGACGGCGACACGCTCGTTCAGCGCGGTCCGGGCCAGCGGATCGCCGTCCAGGGCTCGCTCGGCCAGCAACGCGTCCGCGGCGACCGGCCGGGGGGCGCCCGGCCACGCGGGCGCGGCCCGCAGGCCGGCCAGCGCCGCGGCCGCCGACTCCGCGGCCCGGGACAGGCCGTCGACCACCGGCCCGGTGACCACCGCGCCGGGCCCGAACTCGTCGCTGAGCTTCTCGGCCACCGTGTCGAGGTCGTCGGAGCCGCCGAGGACGACGACCAGCTGGTCGGCGTGCACGCCGACCAGCACCTCGGCGCGCATCGAGCGCGCGGTGCGGCGGACGAGCGAGTGCGCGTCGACCCCGGCCGGCGCCCCGCCCACGACGACGACCACCGGGCTCATCGCCGCCCAGCCGAGAGCCGCGGCCCGGCCGGGCAGCTCCTCGGAGCGCTCGCCGCGCACCAGGGCGTCGACGACCAGGGCCTCAAGGCGGGCGTCCCAGGCACCGCGGTTCTCCGCGAAGCTGGCGTAGACGTGCGCGGTGGCGAAGGCGACCTCGCGGCTGAAGGTCAGCACGGCGATGCGCAGCGCCTCGGCCTCGTCGGGCTCGGCGACCGAGTCGACGTTCTCGTCGAGCACCTCGACGGTGGTCTTGATCAGGTCGACGGTGTGCCGCAGCGGCACGGCCCGGACCAGCTCCCGCGGCGCCGCGCCGAACACCTCGCCGGTCAGCCGCGGCGGCTTGTCGGGGTTGCGGCACCAGTCGACGAGCGAGGCGATGCCGTTCTGCGCGACGAGCACGACCCACGAGCGCTGGTCGGCCGGCATGGTGCGGAACCACGGCAGCTGCTCGTCCATGCGGGCGACGGCCCGGGTGGCGAGCCGGCCCGAGGCCCGCTCGAGCCGCCGGAGGGTCGCCTCGCTCGGCGGGTGGTTGCTGACCCGGCCGCTCACCGGTTCAGCCTGTCATGCGGCCGCAGGTCGGGGAGAGTGGACACGTGGAGGTTCGTCCGGACGGCGCATCGCGGTTCCCGCGACGGGGGGCCCTGATCGCCGCGGCCGCGTGCGTCGCCGTGCTCGTGGTGCTCGGGATCGGCGTGGCCACGAAGTTCGGCCCGCAGCTCCGGCTGGACAGCACCGTCAGCCGGGCGCTGTACGCCGGCGACGGGCGGTCGGCCGTGGTGAACGACCTGCTGCAGGTGCTCACCTCGCCCGGGCTGACCGTGTTCCGCGTCGTCGTCCTGCTGCCGGTGGTGGTCTGGCTCGTCCTGCGCCGGCTCTGGTGGACCGCGGCCTGGGTGCTGACCGCGATCGTGCTCATCGCCCCCCTGACGACGGCGGTCAAGGAGCTCGTCGGCCGGGTGCGGCCGGACTTCGTCAACGGCGGGGCACGGCTGGAGTCGCTGAGCTTCCCCAGCGGTCACTCCTCGGGCAGCGCCACGCTGGTCACCGTCGTCCTGGTGCTGACCTGGCCGCTGCTGACCCGCACGGGACGGCGGATCTGCCTCGGGCTCGGGATCGCGCTCGCCCTCCTCGTCGGGCTGACCCGGATGTGGCTGGGCGTGCACTTCCTCTCCGACGTCCTCGGCGGGTGGGCGCTCGGCGTCGCGTGGACGCTGTTGGTCGCAGTGGCGTTCGGGGCGCTGCCCGGCGGGCGGGCGGCGCTGCCGGCGCGGGACCGGGCGGAGGTGGCGTGATGGTCGAGGGTCGGGTGGTGGCCGCGCCGGAGGACGGCTCGCTCGGGCCGCTGCTGCGGCTGGCCGACGACCGGCTGGCGCCGGGGGAGGGCTACGGCCGGCACGCGCACCGGGCGGTCGACGTCGTCGCCGTCGTCCTCGCCGGGTCGCTGCGGCACGCGTGGGCGGACGAACCCGTGATGGAGGCCGGGGACGTCGCCGTGCTGCGCGCGGGGGAGGGGCTCGACCACGACGAGATCGCCGGGGACGACGGCGCCCGGGTGCTGCAGGCCTACCTGCGGCCGGTCGACCCGTCGGCGCCGCCGTCGCACGTCGTGCACCGGGCGGTCGCCGGCTGGGTCGATCTCGGCCGGCCCGACGCGCGGCTGTGGGTGGGCCCGCCCGGGGCCGACGTGCCGGACGGCCGGCTCGACGTGGACGCCGGCGACCGGGTCGTGGTCTGGCGGACCAGCACCGACCGCCCCGACTGGGCCGGCTTCTGACCCTGCGGTGAGGATGGGGGCATGCCCACCAGCGCCGCCGATCTCCTCGCCGCCGCCTACTCCGACGCCGACCGCACCATCGACCTGCGCCGGCGGTTGCACCGCCGTCCGGAGATCGGCCTGCACCTGCCGCAGACGCAGGCCACGGTGGTCGACGCGTTCGACGGTCTGCCGATCGAGGTGACGACGGGGAAGTCGACCAGCTCGGTGGTCGGGGTGCTGCGCGGCGCGCGGCCGGGGCCGACCTTCCTGCTCCGCGGCGACATGGACGCGCTGCCCGTGCACGAGGACACCGGGCTGCCGTTCGCCTCGGAGATCCCCGGCGCCATGCACGCCTGCGGGCACGACACCCACGTCGCGATGCTCCTGGGCGCGGCCCGGCTGCTCGCCGAGCGCCGCGACGAGCTCGCCGGCCAGGTGGTGTTCATGGTCCAGCCGGGGGAGGAGGGCTTCCACGGCGCCCGGTACATGCTCGACGAGGGGCTGCTCGAGGCCGTCCCCGAGGCGCCGGTGAGCGGCGCGTTCGCGCTGCACATCACCTCGACGTTCGCCAGCGGCACGATCAACGTCCGGCCGGGCCCGATGATGGCCGCCGCCGACCAGTGGAAGATCACCGTCCGCGGCCGCGGCGGGCACGCCTCGATGCCGCACGCCGCGAACGACCCGATCCCGGTCGCCGCGGAGATCGTGCTGGCCCTGCAGTCGATGGTCACCCGCCGGGTCGACGTGTTCGACCCCGCCGTCGTCACGGTCGCGCACATCGAGGCCGGGTCGACCAACAACGTCATCCCCGACTCGGCGTTCCTCGAGGGCACGATCCGGACGCTCTCGGCGGACACCCGCGCCGCGGTGGTGGCCGGCGTGCAGCGGGTCGCCACGGCGCTGGCCGGTGCCCACGGCATGACCGTGGAGTTCGAGCACGTCGAGGGCTACCCGGTGACGGTGAACGACCCGCGCGCGGCCGCGACCGTGCTGGAGACGTCCGCGGCGCTGCTCGGTGCGCAGGCCGCGGCCCCGATGGCCGTGCCGCTGATGGGCGCGGAGGACTTCTCCTACGTGCTGCAGCGGGTGCCGGGCGCGCTGGCGTTCCTCGGTGCCTGCCCGCCCGGGACCGATCCGTCGGAGGCCGCGCCCAACCACTCCAACCTCGTCGTCTTCGACGAGGAGCCGCTGCCCGCCGGCGTCGCCCTCTACGCCCGGATGGCCCTGGACGCCCTCGCCGGCTGAGCGGTGATCAGGTGACCTGATCGAAGGCTGTCCTCCTGCGCCAGCGTTGCTGAAGGAGGACAGCTGTTGGTGCAGGGGGACGGCGCTGCGGCTCAGCTCGCCTGCGCCCGCGGAACCCTGCGGAGTCCGCCCTGCCAGAACTCCGTCCGGTACCTCGGCGCGGCACGACGACCGCGGGCCAGCAAGGCCGCCAGGCGCTCGAGCTTCTGATCCCGGCGTTCCCAGAGGTCGTCCGGGGCGACGCGCAGCCCGTTCAGGTCGAGGTCGAGCAGGGCGTCCTGCCGCTGCTTCTCCTCCCACAGCACCTGCGCCGGCGTGCGATCCCGCCAGGGGTCGGTGTACTTCACTTTCCCGTCGCACTCGACGAAGACGCCGTGGTCCGGCCAGTACATGTCCAGGACGGCGACCAGCCGCGCGCCGACGTAGACGGCCTGCTGCAGCAGTGGCTCCGGTAGCCCTGCCTTCAGGATCGCCAGGCGGGTGAGCGTCTCGTGCGGCGAGTGCGCGCCGATCCGGGCCGACGACAACGCTCGTGCTGCGCGGCCGCAGTTGATCCAGTGCGTCTGAGCCAGCGATGCGCCTGTCAGCTGCTCGGTTGTGACGCGACCGTCCGCCAGCGCGTCGTCCGCCGCGATGACCGTGTCGACCAGCGCCCACTCCCGTCCGACGTCGGCGAGGGTGCGGCTCAGCGTGGTGACGTGCAGGCCGTCCAACACGACGACGTCGTCCGGTGGGAGGGCGGCGACCCTGATCCGGTACGCCTTGCCGGTCCGGAACTGCTCGGGATCGGTCAGCTGCACCTCGTCCTCAGCCGCTCGTGGGAGAACCAGTCCGTGGAGTCGTGCCGCCGAGCTGTGGCTGATGACCACGCCCTTCCGTTCGAGGCGACGCAGGACCGCGGCGCACGACAGCCGGTGCGTCGTCCCGGTGCTCTCGTGCCGGCGCCACACGTCCGCGGTGGTGTAGACGCCGTACCGCAGCCGCCGCCACTGCCCGGTGCGCAGGAGGGGGCCGATGGCGTTGCGGTCGATGCCGGCGGCCAGCGCGTCGGCGGTGGCGAAGACGCCATGGTGGCGGGTCATCGCGGCGGCGAGGAGCGGTTCCACGCGGGCACCGTCCCCGAGGCAGACCGCGGTGGGAACCGCTTGCGGATACCTGTGGACGACGCGGCCACCTGTGCAAGCGCCGCGGAACTGCGACCGCTGACGACGTCCCCCCGCAGCAACGACTGTCCCCCCGCACCAACGTTGGTGCGGGGGGACAGTTTTCGATCAGGTCACCTGATCAGTGCTGCCTCCGACGATCAGGTCGCGGGGCTGGGGTCGGACCGCTGCTCCGCGGGCGCGGCCTGCACGTCGCGGATCTGGTACTTCTCCACGGCCTGGCGGACGACGTCCCGGTCGAGCCAGCCCCAGTCGGCCAGCGAGGCGAGCGTCCGGACGACGATCGACTCGGCGTCGACGTGGAAGTGACGGCGCAGCGCCGGACGGGTGTCGGACAGACCGAACCCGTCGGTGCCCAGCGACTTCATGCCGTGCGGCGCGTACGGCGCGATGAGGTCGGGCACCGCCCGCATGAAGTCCGACACCGCGACGACCGGGCCCTCGGCGTCCCGCAGCCGCCGGGTCACGTAGGGCACCTTCGGCTCGGCCTCGGGGTGCAGCAGGTTGTGCTCCTCGGCCTCGACCGCGTCGCGGCGCAGCTCGGTCCAGGAGGTCACCGACCAGACGTCGGCCGAGACGCCCCAGTCCTGCGCCAGCAGCTCCTGCGCGCGCAGCGCCCACGGCACCGAGACGCCGGAGGCGAGGATCTGCGCCTTCTTGCCGTTCTCGATCTGCGGACCCTCGGCGTAGCGGTACATGCCGGCGAGCAGGCCCTGCAGGTCGAGGTTCTCCGGCTCGGCCGGCTGGTTGAACGGCTCGTTGTAGACCGTCAGGTAGTACATGACGTCGGGGCTGCGGTGCCCGCCGAGCGGCGCGCCGGGGTCGTCGCCGTACATCCGCACCAGGGCGTCCCGGGTGATGTGCGCGACCTCGAAGGAGAACGCCGGGTCGTAGGTGACGACCGCCGGGTTGGTGGCGGCCAGCAGCAGGGAGTGGCCGTCCTCGTGCTGCAGCCCCTCGCCGTTGAGCGTCGTGCGCCCCGCGGTCGCGCCGAGCAGGAACCCGCGGGCCATCTGGTCACCGGCGGCCCAGAACTCGTCGCCGGTCCGCTGGAACCCGAACATCGAGTAGAAGATGTAGATCGGGATCATGTGCTCGCCGTGGGTGGCGTAGGAGGTCCCGGCGGCGGTGAACGAGGCCGCCGAACCCGCCTCGTTGATGCCCTCGTGCAGGATCTGGCCCTGCTCGGACTCCTTGTAGGCCAGCATCAGCTCGCGGTCGACCGAGGTGTAGCGCTGGCCGTGCGGCGAGTAGATCTTCTGCGTCGGGAACAGCGAGTCCATGCCGAAGGTGCGCGCCTCGTCGGGGATGACCGGCACGAACCGCGGGCCGAGCTCCGGGTCCTTGAGCAGCTCCTTGAGCAGGCGGACGAACGCCATCGTCGTCGCGACCTCCTGCTTGCCCGAGCCGCGGCGCAGGACGTCGAGCGCCTTGTCCTCCGGCGCCTTGAGCGGCTTGGCCAGCACCTGCCGGCGCGGGATCGAGCCGCCCAGCGCCCGGCGCCGCTCGAGCATGTACTGCATCTCGTCGGAGTCCGGCTCGGGCTTGTAGTACGGCGGCAGGGTCTTGTCCAGCGCCTCGTCGGGGATCGGCAGGTAGAGCCGGTCGCGGAAGGCGACGAGGTCCTCGGCGGTCAGCTTCTTCATCTGGTGGGTGGAGTTGCGGGCCTCGAAGTGGCTGCCCAGCGTCCAGCCCTTGATGGTCTTGGCGAGGATGACCGTCGGCTGCCCCTTGTGCTCGCTCGCCGCCTTGTACGCCGCGTAGAGCTTGCGGTAGTCGTGGCCACCGCGGGAGAGCTCCCAGACCTCCTTGTCGGAGAGGTGCTCGACCATCTTGCGGGTGCGCGGGTCACGGCCGAAGAAGTGCTCGCGCACGAACGCGCCGTCCTCGGCCTTGTAGGTCTGGTAGTCGCCGTCGGGGGTGACGTTCATCAGGTTGACCAGCGCGCCGTCGCGGTCGGCGGCCAGCAGCGGGTCCCACTGCCGCCCCCAGATCACCTTGATCACGTTCCAGCCGGCGCCGCGGAAGAACGACTCCAGCTCCTGGATGATCTTGCCGTTGCCGCGGACCGGCCCGTCGAGCCGCTGCAGGTTGCAGTTGATGACGAAGGTGAGGTTGTCCAGCTCCTCCCGGGCGGCCAGCCCGATGGCGCCCAGCGACTCGGGCTCGTCCATCTCGCCGTCGCCGAGGAACGCCCAGACGTGCTGGTCGGAGGTGTCCTTGATGCCGCGGTCGTGCAGGTAGCGGTTGAACCGCGCCTGGTAGATCGCGTTCATCGGGCCCAGGCCCATGGAGACGGTGGGGAACTCCCAGAAGTCCGGCATCAGCCGGGGGTGCGGGTAGGACGACAGCCCGCCGCCGGGGTGGCTGACCTCCTGGCGGAAGCCGTCGAGCTGGTGCTCGGTCAGCCGTCCCTCGAGGAAGGCTCGGGCGTACATGCCGGGGGAGGCGTGGCCCTGGAAGTAGATCTGGTCGCCGCCGCCGGGGTGGTCCTTGCCGCGGAAGAAGTGGTTGAACCCGACCTCGTACAGCGACGCGGAGGACGCGTAGGAGGAGATGTGCCCGCCGACGGCGATCCCGGGCCGCTGCGCGCGGTGCACCATGATCGCGGCGTTCCACCGGATGTAGGCGCGGATGCGCTTCTCCACGAACTCGTCGCCCGGGAACCAGGGCTCCTGCTCCGGCGGGATCGTGTTGATGTAGTCGGTGCTGCGCAGCGACGGGACGCCGACCTGCTGCTCGCGGCTGCGCTGCAGCATCCGGAGCATCAGGTACCGAGCGCGGGTCCGCCCCGCGTGGTCGACGACCGCGTCGAGCGAGTCGACCCACTCCTGGGTCTCGTCGGGGTCGGTGTCGACCAGCTGGCTCGGCAGTCCT
Protein-coding regions in this window:
- a CDS encoding PucR family transcriptional regulator, which produces MSGRVSNHPPSEATLRRLERASGRLATRAVARMDEQLPWFRTMPADQRSWVVLVAQNGIASLVDWCRNPDKPPRLTGEVFGAAPRELVRAVPLRHTVDLIKTTVEVLDENVDSVAEPDEAEALRIAVLTFSREVAFATAHVYASFAENRGAWDARLEALVVDALVRGERSEELPGRAAALGWAAMSPVVVVVGGAPAGVDAHSLVRRTARSMRAEVLVGVHADQLVVVLGGSDDLDTVAEKLSDEFGPGAVVTGPVVDGLSRAAESAAAALAGLRAAPAWPGAPRPVAADALLAERALDGDPLARTALNERVAVPLQAAGGEVLETVRAVLAGGGNLEASARALFVHPNTVRYRLRRAAELTGLSATDPRGAWTLQVALALANLGKDSSLWH
- a CDS encoding phosphatase PAP2 family protein is translated as MEVRPDGASRFPRRGALIAAAACVAVLVVLGIGVATKFGPQLRLDSTVSRALYAGDGRSAVVNDLLQVLTSPGLTVFRVVVLLPVVVWLVLRRLWWTAAWVLTAIVLIAPLTTAVKELVGRVRPDFVNGGARLESLSFPSGHSSGSATLVTVVLVLTWPLLTRTGRRICLGLGIALALLVGLTRMWLGVHFLSDVLGGWALGVAWTLLVAVAFGALPGGRAALPARDRAEVA
- a CDS encoding pirin family protein gives rise to the protein MVEGRVVAAPEDGSLGPLLRLADDRLAPGEGYGRHAHRAVDVVAVVLAGSLRHAWADEPVMEAGDVAVLRAGEGLDHDEIAGDDGARVLQAYLRPVDPSAPPSHVVHRAVAGWVDLGRPDARLWVGPPGADVPDGRLDVDAGDRVVVWRTSTDRPDWAGF
- a CDS encoding M20 metallopeptidase family protein, which gives rise to MPTSAADLLAAAYSDADRTIDLRRRLHRRPEIGLHLPQTQATVVDAFDGLPIEVTTGKSTSSVVGVLRGARPGPTFLLRGDMDALPVHEDTGLPFASEIPGAMHACGHDTHVAMLLGAARLLAERRDELAGQVVFMVQPGEEGFHGARYMLDEGLLEAVPEAPVSGAFALHITSTFASGTINVRPGPMMAAADQWKITVRGRGGHASMPHAANDPIPVAAEIVLALQSMVTRRVDVFDPAVVTVAHIEAGSTNNVIPDSAFLEGTIRTLSADTRAAVVAGVQRVATALAGAHGMTVEFEHVEGYPVTVNDPRAAATVLETSAALLGAQAAAPMAVPLMGAEDFSYVLQRVPGALAFLGACPPGTDPSEAAPNHSNLVVFDEEPLPAGVALYARMALDALAG
- a CDS encoding type IV toxin-antitoxin system AbiEi family antitoxin domain-containing protein — translated: MEPLLAAAMTRHHGVFATADALAAGIDRNAIGPLLRTGQWRRLRYGVYTTADVWRRHESTGTTHRLSCAAVLRRLERKGVVISHSSAARLHGLVLPRAAEDEVQLTDPEQFRTGKAYRIRVAALPPDDVVVLDGLHVTTLSRTLADVGREWALVDTVIAADDALADGRVTTEQLTGASLAQTHWINCGRAARALSSARIGAHSPHETLTRLAILKAGLPEPLLQQAVYVGARLVAVLDMYWPDHGVFVECDGKVKYTDPWRDRTPAQVLWEEKQRQDALLDLDLNGLRVAPDDLWERRDQKLERLAALLARGRRAAPRYRTEFWQGGLRRVPRAQAS
- the aceE gene encoding pyruvate dehydrogenase (acetyl-transferring), homodimeric type; this translates as MSAPQQPDGDPARDATTPRAVITAGLPSQLVDTDPDETQEWVDSLDAVVDHAGRTRARYLMLRMLQRSREQQVGVPSLRSTDYINTIPPEQEPWFPGDEFVEKRIRAYIRWNAAIMVHRAQRPGIAVGGHISSYASSASLYEVGFNHFFRGKDHPGGGDQIYFQGHASPGMYARAFLEGRLTEHQLDGFRQEVSHPGGGLSSYPHPRLMPDFWEFPTVSMGLGPMNAIYQARFNRYLHDRGIKDTSDQHVWAFLGDGEMDEPESLGAIGLAAREELDNLTFVINCNLQRLDGPVRGNGKIIQELESFFRGAGWNVIKVIWGRQWDPLLAADRDGALVNLMNVTPDGDYQTYKAEDGAFVREHFFGRDPRTRKMVEHLSDKEVWELSRGGHDYRKLYAAYKAASEHKGQPTVILAKTIKGWTLGSHFEARNSTHQMKKLTAEDLVAFRDRLYLPIPDEALDKTLPPYYKPEPDSDEMQYMLERRRALGGSIPRRQVLAKPLKAPEDKALDVLRRGSGKQEVATTMAFVRLLKELLKDPELGPRFVPVIPDEARTFGMDSLFPTQKIYSPHGQRYTSVDRELMLAYKESEQGQILHEGINEAGSAASFTAAGTSYATHGEHMIPIYIFYSMFGFQRTGDEFWAAGDQMARGFLLGATAGRTTLNGEGLQHEDGHSLLLAATNPAVVTYDPAFSFEVAHITRDALVRMYGDDPGAPLGGHRSPDVMYYLTVYNEPFNQPAEPENLDLQGLLAGMYRYAEGPQIENGKKAQILASGVSVPWALRAQELLAQDWGVSADVWSVTSWTELRRDAVEAEEHNLLHPEAEPKVPYVTRRLRDAEGPVVAVSDFMRAVPDLIAPYAPHGMKSLGTDGFGLSDTRPALRRHFHVDAESIVVRTLASLADWGWLDRDVVRQAVEKYQIRDVQAAPAEQRSDPSPAT